In Aspergillus nidulans FGSC A4 chromosome II, a single window of DNA contains:
- a CDS encoding protein N-lysine methyltransferase family protein (transcript_id=CADANIAT00004854), whose amino-acid sequence MVYYIRFLKTPRLQKQKASSVSASALVCITTDLGDEFLSQDVDLLVTLHPARQETKILCQERLQWHGGRREIPIALGPVPANISQQSMIMKVTATKSTSSDLLDQHSIPLVISCWSATFGGRQSLVADKLVERRFRVNQSVELSIWEETGNSIARHIWDAAVASVIYLQQMLAGHPGVSNPVLQNALQTNRSGPLNVIELGSGCGIFGIALAELLPQCSVLLTDLPEVEEIITKNIAVAQPAHASKIQYRPLEWGEELPDDLFGAHTIDLILVSDCTYNADSLPALVSVLGRLIELSPHAIVLVALKRRHESESVFFDLMESAGLHDLHSHHMQLPSQHEQWDEIELHCYGRRSQQ is encoded by the exons ATGGTTTATTACATTCGTTTCCTAAAGACGCCCCgtctgcagaagcagaaggccagCTCTGTCTCCGCCTCCGCACTGGTCTGCATCACAACGGATTTGGGCGATGAATTCCTCTCACAAGATGTGGATTTACTTGTGACACTTCATCCTGCCCGCCAGGAGACGAAGATCTTATGCCAGGAACGACTGCAGTGGCATGGGGGCAGGCGGGAAATCCCCATTGCGCTAGGTCCGGTTCCTGCCAACATCTCTCAACAGTCCATGATCATGAAAGTGACCGCAACAAAATCGACGTCTTCAGACTTGCTTGACCAACACAGTATCCCACTGGTAATATCCTGCTGGAGTGCCACGTTCGGAGGACGGCAGTCGCTAGTGGCCGACAAGCTGGTCGAAAGGCGCTTTCGCGTGAACCAGTCCGTGGAACTAAGCATATGGGAGGAAACCGGAAATAGCATTGCACGGCATATTTG GGATGCAGCAGTTGCCTCGGTCATATATCTACAGCAGATGCTCGCAGGACATCCAGGAGTATCTAACCCTGTTTTGCAGAATGCCCTGCAAACTAATCGCAGTGGTCCACTTAATGTGATTGAGCTTGGCTCGGGATGCGGAATTTTTGGCATTGCTCTAGCAGAACTACTGCCCCAGTGCTCCGTCCTACTCACAGACCTACCTGAAGTCGAGGAGATTATCACGAAGAACATCGCAGTTGCCCAGCCAGCGCACGCGTCCAAGATCCAATATCGGCCGCTCGAATGGGGAGAAGAACTGCCAGACGACCTCTTCGGTGCTCATACAATTGATTTGATTCTCGTCTCGGACTGTACCTATAATGCCGATAGCCTGCCAGCCCTCGTGTCAGTGTTAGGTCGACTGATCGAGCTGTCCCCACACGCCATCGTTCTTGTGGCTTTAAAGCGGCGGCATGAAAGCGAGAGTGTATTCTTCGACCTGATGGAATCCGCTGGATTACATGATCTTCACTCGCACCACATGCAACTCCCATCGCAGCACGAGCAGTGGGACGAAATCGAACTACACTGCTATGGTAGACGTTCCCAGCAATGA
- a CDS encoding taxilin (transcript_id=CADANIAT00004851) — MSTTAMSKKNKGKKVADPNETSKLLAAKISQLEQDAAGEKDQEQEIEREVKKATRDLNQLLTNIESPMTRLETVHKKYTELLADMKKLDRDYAKSKKRADQLQKDQDKGKSELNKTVTMKDKLEKLCRELTKENKKVKHLANVPSLGKQDENKKLEENEKKARAIVNERLDSLLYDIQDVMAAKGNPRSEKIDIDLDEALRAKIKTIGEKFEMRELHYKSLLRSKDAEIQCLTAKYEEQRRAAENEAARCRALSSQVSTFSHTESELRSQLNIYVEKFKQVEDTLNNSNELFLTFRKEMEEMSKKTKRLEKENLTLTRKHDQTNRNILEMAEERTRNHEELDKWRKKSHHLEALCRRMQAQGRGQGLAVDLDGDDEGTESEYEEDYEDEEDEEGISDEEYELESASGDHTMPQQPEKPVFGPPPPPSLLEARANGKAVLNGCH, encoded by the exons ATGTCGACTACGGCCATGTCCAAGAAAaacaaggggaagaaggtcgcCGACCCAAACGAGACGTCCAAGCTTCTCGCCGCCAAAATTTCGCAGTTAGAGCAGGATGCGGCGGGAGAAAAagaccaggagcaggaaatcG AACGGGAAGTGAAGAAGGCGACTAGGGACCTCAACCAGCTCTTGACCAATATCGAATCCCCAATGACCCGCCTTGAAACTGTCCATAAGAAGTACACCGAGCTTCTGGCCGATATGAAGAAACTAGACCGTGACTATGCCAAGAGTAAAAAGCGGGCGGATCAGCTGCAGAAGGACCAGGACAAAGGAAAATCGGAGTTGAACAAGACCGTCACTATGAAAGATAAACTGGAGAAACTTTGTCGAGAACTGACtaaagaaaataaaaaagtCAAG CACTTGGCTAATGTTCCATCTTTGGGCAAGCAGGACGAGAATAAGAAActcgaggagaacgagaagaaggccCGCGCGATTGTCAATGAGCGACTCGACTCTCTTCTGTACGACATTCAAGATGTGATGGCTGCGAAGGGTAATCCTCGAAGCGAGAAAATCGACATTGACCTGGACGAAGC TCTCCGAGCCAAGATTAAGACCATTGGTGAAAAGTTCGAGATGCGCGAGTTACACTATAAGTCGTTATTACGCAGCAAGGATGCTGAAATCCAGTGTCTCACCGCCAAGTATGAAGAACAGCGTCGTGCAGCGGAAAATGAGGCTGCTCGCTGTCGCGCGCTGAGCTCTCAGGTGTCTACATTTTCGCACACCGAATCGGAATTGCGCAGTCAGCTGAATATCTATGTGGAAAAGTTCAAACAG GTCGAGGATACTTTGAACAACAGTAACGAGCTGTTCCTGACTTTCCgcaaagagatggaggagatgtCGAAAAAGACCAAGAGGCTAGAAAAGGAGAATCTCACTCTAACTCGCAAGCACGATCAGACGAATCGTAACATACTGGAAATGGCTGAGGAACGCACAAGAAATCACGAAGAACTCGACAAATGGCGGAAGAAAAGCCACCATCTCGAAGCGCTATGTCGGCGGATGCAAGCTCAGGGCCGTGGTCAGGGTCTAGCTGTGGAtttggatggcgatgatgaaggaACAGAGAGCGAATATGAGGAGGACtacgaagacgaagaggatgaggagggtaTTAGTGACGAAGAGTATGAGCTCGAGAGCGCCAGCGGAGATCACACCATGcctcagcagccagagaagccagtgTTTGggccgccaccaccaccgagcCTTCTGGAGGCGCGAGCTAATGGGAAAGCTGTCTTGAATGGATGCCACTAA
- a CDS encoding uncharacterized protein (transcript_id=CADANIAT00004855) codes for MYFHRPPVWRYSSFQDGSLSPEMSEDLNNSDRDIDEDLWMGSLRLVDHQKTDAAPYVILEDSDSDKEIPLLDPTLPEESTFFECRPFETRTDPFHQKKPIFCTRLQSYKDIRLGLGEQWVIQEGSLVIGIDPEYTIFVSHQRRMDEFDIAEGSLYVVCSLYADLWALCAEVSFSPSSSGDNPLRLAFLPLCAITLAPNYSAFVQRSTQGIQYFGSREEKYPGNGLAVIPPRRSHSLTASKQIFQGLDDPMTLSHVVRGVLQVLTPRKTDEDFVPLDSTLEPIFSPLTGKRRLLRRIGSGRSTSRSQDGANQQTKRKYDYDLNSSLASLCDKFYSKSEGWRRLRRRRISSPRASRKLKLLLKV; via the exons ATGTATTTCCACCGGCCTCCTGTCTGGCGCTACAGCTCGTTTCAAGATGGTAGCTTGTCACCGGAAATGTCCGAGGATTTGAACAACAGTGACCGAGATATTGACGAGGATCTGTGGATGGGCTCCTTGCGTTTGGTGGATCACCAGAAGACCGATGCCGCTCCATACGTGATCCTTGAAGACTCTGACTCGGATAAAGAAATACCACTTCTG GACCCAACTCTTCCTGAAGAATCAACCTTCTTTGAGTGTCGACCATTTGAGACAAGGACGGATCCCTTCCATCAGAAGAAGCCAATATTCTGTACCCGCCTGCAGTCATACAAGGATATCCGCTTGGGACTGGGGGAACAATGGGTTATTCAAGAAGGGTCACTTGTCATCGGCATCGACCCGGAATATACCATTTTTGTCAGTCATCAGAGAAGAATGGACGAATTTGACATTGCTGAAGGTAGTCTCTATGTCGTGTGCTCGTTGTACGCGGATTTGTGGGCACTCTGCGCGGAAGTGTCATTTAGcccatcatcttcaggcGATAATCCTTTGCGGCTGGCGTTTCTCCCTCTATGTGCAATCACGCTGGCCCCGAACTACAGCGCATTTGTGCAGCGAAGTACCCAGGGCATTCAGTACTTTGGCTCACGTGAGGAGAAATATCCTGGGAATGGCCTGGCTGTCATACCCCCGCGACGCTCACATAGCTTGACTGCCAGCAAGCAGATATTTCAGGGTCTTGATGATCCAATGACGTTGTCACATGTTGTCCGGGGTGTATTGCAAGTGCTTACACCAAGGAAAACGGACGAAGATTTTGTGCCCCTCGACTCTACATTAGAGCCCATTTTCTCGCCATTAACTGGCAAACGACGTCTATTGCGAAGGATCGGCTCAGGTAGATCGACCTCGAGATCTCAAGACGGCGCTAATCAAcagacgaagagaaagtaCGATTATGACCTGAATTCATCACTAGCATCCCTCTGTGATAAATTCTATTCGAAATCTGAAGGATGGCGGCGGCTGCGCAGACGACGAATCTCTTCACCGAGGGCTAGTCGGAAGCTCAAATTGCTGCTGAAAGTCTGA
- a CDS encoding uncharacterized protein (transcript_id=CADANIAT00004857): protein MSGNPTQQVKDTVYAAASTTGEWAQQNVVNPIKTYVSGEKGNDAERIEPNIPDEESEKIDHLEKEKIAEFLQERHKSTAPTKRR, encoded by the exons ATGTCTGGAAATCCTACTCAACAGGTCAAGGATACTGTTTACGCTGCGGCTTCCACAACCGGTGAATGGGCGCAGCAAAATGTTGTAAACCCAATCAAGACCTACGTTTCTGGAGAAAAGGGCAATGATGCTG AGCGAATTGAGCCCAACATACCAGatgaagagagcgagaagatCGACcatttggagaaggagaaaatcGCCGAATTTCTTCAGGAAAGACACAAAAGCACTGCCCCCACGAAGCGGAGATGA
- the cym1 gene encoding pitrilysin family metalloprotease cym1 (transcript_id=CADANIAT00004852): protein MLRSYLHLGRHRTPAFRQPLGRLLRPTASILQYAQSRTLASVSSLESLPEVGDQLHGFTVQEKKQVPELHLTAIRLRHDKTHADYLHIAREDKNNVFGIGFKTNPPDATGVPHILEHTTLCGSEKYPIRDPFFKMLPRSLSNFMNAFTSSDHTMYPFATTNQQDFQNLLSVYLDATMHPLLKEEDFRQEGWRLGPEDPRAIQTQEGNLKPEDILFKGVVYNEMKGQMSDANYLYWIRFQESIFPAINNSGGDPQHITDLTHKQLVEFSKKNYNPSNAKIITYGDMPLADHLKQVGGVLNDFSKGAVDTTVKLPIELRGPINVTVPGPIDTFVSEDRQFKTSTSWYMGDITDTVETFSAGILSSLLLDGYGSPMYKALIESGLGSSFTPNTGLDTSGKIPIFSIGVTGVSEEQAPRVKEEIQRVLQETLQRGFNDEKVQGFLHQLELALRHKTANFGLGVIQKTFTSWFNGSDPMKELAWNEVINAFKSRYEKGGYLEALMQKYLINDNCLTFTMVGTPSFNKELDDKEMARKEKKFEQLTQQHGSVEKAVTELAKAELQLLEVQEKAQHADLSCLPSLRVEDISRQKEHKPVRESKVEGTDIVWREAPTNGLTYFQAVNAFADLPDDLRLLLPLFNDAIMRLGTPTRTMEQWEDLIKLKTGGVSTSNFHTTSPTEMGKYTEGLQFSGFALDKNVPDMLEILTALVTETDFTSPSAPAMIQELLRLTTNGALDAVAGTGHRYALNAAAAGLSRSFWAQEQTSGLAQLQATANLLRDAETSPERLAELIEKLRLIQSFAISKTSGLRVRLVCEPASSTQNESVLQRWVTGLPKVPSPTSQPQRFDLSTPSKKAFYDLPYKVYYSGLALPTVPFTHSSSATLSVLSQLLTHNYLHPEIREKGGAYGAGASNGPVKGLFAFTSYRDPNPANTLKVFKNSGVFARDRAWSDREINEAKLGIFQGLDAPVSVDEEGSRYFLNGITHEMDQRWREQVLDVTAKDVNEVAQTFLVDGTRRSVCLLGEKKDWAESEGWEVRKLSMNPNGSNIPSGDAA, encoded by the exons ATGCTCCGGTCATACTTGCACCTAGGCAGGCATCGAACGCCGGCTTTTCGCCAGCCACTCGGACGATTGCTAAGACCAACCGCGTCGATACTGCAGTATGCTCAGTCTCGGACGCTCGCTTCAGTATCTagcttggagagcttgccGGAGGTGGGAGACCAGCTCCATGGGTTTACAGTTCAGGAAAAGAAACAAGTGCCGGAATTGCACCTTACAGCTATCCGTTTAAGGCATGACAAAACCCACGCGGATTACCTGCATATCGCACGAGAAGACAAGAACAATGTTTTCGGCATCGGTTTCAAGACAAACCCTCCGGACGCCACAGGTGTGCCCCATATTCTGGAGCATACCACTCTCTGCGGCAGCGAGAA ATATCCTATCCGCGATCCGTTTTTCAAAATGTTACCGCGGTCCCTCTCAAATTTCATGAACGCTTTTACTTCGTCCGACCACACTATGTATCCGTTTGCCACAACGAATCAACAAGATTTTCAGAACCTCTTGTCGGTCTACCTAGACGCCACTATGCATCCTCTGCTTAAAGAGGAAGACTTTAGGCAGGAAGGATGGCGTTTGGGACCTGAGGATCCCCGTGCAATCCAAACTCAGGAGGGAAATCTGAAGCCTGAAGACATTCTGTTTAAGGGTGTTGTGTACAACGAAATGAAGGGTCAGATGTCAGATGCGAACTACTTATATTGGATTAGGTTCCAGGAAAGCATCTTTCCGGCCATCAATAACTCCGGAGGAGACCCCCAACATATCACGGATCTGACGCACAAGCAACTCGTGGAGTTTTCCAAGAAGAACTACAATCCCAGTAATGCTAAGATCATCACTTACGGCGACATGCCTTTGGCCGATCATCTGAAGCAGGTCGGTGGCGTCCTAAACGACTTTTCGAAAGGGGCTGTCGACACAACGGTGAAGTTGCCCATTGAGCTCCGAGGCCCCATAAATGTGACTGTCCCGGGACCAATCGACACTTTCGTAAGTGAAGACAGACAATTCAAAACATCCACTTCTTGGTACATGGGCGATATCACGGATACTGTCGAGACCTTTTCGGCCGGCATCCTCTCGTCCCTTTTGTTAGATGGTTATGGGTCTCCCATGTACAAAGCTCTGATTGAAAGTGGCTTGGGCTCCTCGTTCACTCCTAACACGGGACTCGACACTTCTGGTAAAATCCCTATTTTTTCGATTGGAGTTACAGGTGTGAGCGAGGAGCAAGCTCCTCGGGTCAAAGAAGAGATTCAGCGAGTCCTTCAGGAAACTCTTCAGAGGGGCTTCAACGATGAAAAGGTCCAAGGATTTCTCCACCAGCTGGAGCTTGCTCTGCGTCATAAGACAGCGAACTTTGGCCTCGGTGTTATTCAGAAAACCTTCACCTCTTGGTTCAACGGCTCCGATCCTATGAAGGAGCTTGCATGGAACGAGGTTATCAATGCCTTCAAAAGTAGGTACGAAAAAGGAGGCTACTTAGAGGCGTTGATGCAAAAGTACCTCATCAACGATAACTGCCTGACTTTTACGATGGTTGGTACCCCTTCATTTAACAAGGAATTGGATGATAAGGAAATGGCgcggaaggagaaaaagTTTGAGCAATTAACTCAGCAACATGGTTCTGTTGAGAAGGCTGTGACTGAGCTTGCTAAAGCagagctgcagctgcttgaAGTTCAGGAAAAGGCCCAGCATGCTGACCTGAGCTGTTTGCCGTCTTTGCGTGTGGAGGATATTTCACGGCAGAAAGAGCACAAGCCAGTCCGCGAATCTAAGGTCGAAGGCACAGATATTGTTTGGCGCGAAGCTCCAACCAATGGACTGACCTATTTTCAAGCTGTGAATGCCTTCGCCGATCTTCCTGATGATCtccgcctgctcctgccaCTTTTCAACGATGCAATCATGCGGCTTGGAACACCAACTAGGACCATGGAGCAGTGGGAAGACCTGATAAAACTCAAAACGGGTGGTGTCTCGACCTCGAATTTCCATACTACATCGCCAACAGAGATGGGCAAATACACTGAGGGACTTCAATTTTCTGGTTTCGCTCTGGACAAAAATGTCCCCGACATGTTGGAAATTCTCACAGCTCTCGTTACTGAGACAGACTTCACCAGCCCTTCTGCTCCGGCCATGATCCAGGAGCTTTTGCGGCTGACTACCAACGGGGCATTGGATGCTGTTGCAGGAACTGGTCACCGATACGCTCTAAACGCAGCTGCTGCCGGTCTTTCTCGTAGCTTCTGGGCACAAGAGCAGACCTCAGGTCTAGCACAGCTGCAAGCTACGGCGAATCTCCTGCGTGATGCCGAAACTTCTCCAGAACGCCTAGCCGAGCTGATCGAAAAGCTTCGTCTCATTCAATCATTCGCTATCTCGAAGACATCTGGTCTTCGTGTTCGCCTCGTCTGCGAACCGGCCAGCTCGACCCAGAATGAATCTGTTCTGCAAAGGTGGGTTACTGGACTGCCTAAGGTCCCGTCGCCCACGTCCCAACCTCAAAGGTTTGACTTGAGCACACCTTCCAAGAAGGCGTTCTATGATCTACCTTACAAGGTTTACTATTCTGGTCTGGCTTTGCCTACCGTGCCATTTACACACTCATCCAGCGCGACTCTGAGCGTCCTTTCTCAGCTTCTGACGCACAATTACCTCCATCCTGAGATCAGAGAGAAAGGTGGCGCCTATGGTGCAGGAGCAAGCAACGGTCCGGTCAAGGGATTATTCGCATTCACCAGCTACCGCGACCCCAACCCTGCCAACACCCTCAAGGTCTTCAAGAACAGTGGGGTCTTCGCGCGTGACCGGGCTTGGTCAGACCGTGAAATCAACGAGGCTAAGCTTGGTATCTTCCAAGGACTCGATGCCCCCGTTagcgttgatgaggaaggaTCTAGATACTTCCTGAATGGTATCACGCATGAGATGGACCAGCGCTGGAGAGAACAGGTCCTAGACGTCACCGCCAAGGACGTCAACGAGGTTGCGCAGACCTTCCTGGTAGATGGCACCCGGCGGTCTGTCTGTCTCCtcggtgagaagaaggactGGGCCGAATCTGAGGGCTGGGAGGTCCGCAAGCTCTCTATGAATCCCAATGGTTCCAACATTCCCTCCGGTGATGCCGCATAA
- a CDS encoding uncharacterized protein (transcript_id=CADANIAT00004853), producing the protein MMRPRDPRVRQTINQISHNLESANETAQEGIYTFAHNYIVPCFTSIGNCVYSCTAPCIPKREDHLRRRRRRYADFDFYDDWDNEDVEDTILGWGTDELDRLLAGSGLARGSSEQPRRQRKMSYGARRASRRKSGLLIPDERDDPTVIPSSSFLGFLERFPWRFGARGLKYRPSAADLQEHPAGLRHVHEESPLIESGEEVDEETANGGNGRYRSSTQSSRETANSLSSRGDLLPSDEEDAIPLDDEFAMALTRRGTGLESDDQEGGKPESMRSASGTFSIAPTTSSKSSGKQKKKKRTSRMRSPQSSYVEVSRDMPVSIEDLKREEEQAAREEEMEIVRKRLAARQLALSRGISIEDVRIASIPPSPSAGVPSEADASDNPPKPQIRNEVHHHNAVISEEHLISESDLRTEPFPPLPESDEPTSPFQVDQIRNSNVPLTHVEPTPELDVGASSSTHNTDTT; encoded by the exons ATGATGCGACCGAGAGACCCCCGAGTGCGGCAGACGATCAACCAGATCTCTCACAATCTCGAGTCCGCAAATGAGACGGCACAAGAAGGAATCTACACATTTGCCCACAATTATATTGTTCCTTGCTTTACCTCAATCGGGAACTGCGTTTACTCATGTACTGCGCCGTGCATTCCCAAGCGCGAAGACCACCTCCGACGTCGCCGCCGACGTTACGCAGATTTCGATTTCTACGACGACTGGGATAACGAGGATGTGGAAGATACGATTCTAGGATGGGGGACGGACGAGCTCGACCGTCTGCTGGCAGGGAGCGGGTTAGCGCGGGGAAGCTCTGAGCAGCCTCGCAGACAAAGGAAGATGAGCTATGGTGCTCGCCGGGCCAGTAGGAGAAAAAGCGGACTGTTGATACCTGATGAGCGGGATGATCCGACTGTCATTCCAAGTTCTTCGTTTCTGGGATTTCTCGAGCGGTTTCCGTGGAGATTTGGTGCGCGAGGGTTGAAGTACAGAccctctgctgctgacttGCAGGAGCACCCGGCGGGGCTGCGCCATGTACACGAGGAAAGCCCACTGATTGAGTCTGGTGAAGAAGTGGACGAAGAGACGGCTAATGGTGGCAACGGGCGTTACCGAAGCTCTACACAATCATCGCGTGAAACGGCGAACTCGCTCAGCTCCCGAGGTGATCTCCTTCcaagcgatgaagaagatgcgaTACCGCTTGACGATGAATTCGCCATGGCGCTTACTCGCCGAGGAACAGGGCTAGAGTCGGACGACCAGGAGGGAGGTAAGCCTGAGAGCATGAGGTCTGCGTCGGGCACATTCAGTATCGCACCTACCACATCATCAAAGAGCTCAGggaagcagaaaaagaaaaagcgaaCCAGCAGAATGCGGTCGCCTCAGAGTTCATATGTGGAGGTTTCACGCGACATGCCAGTCTCAATTGAGGATCTcaagagggaggaggagcaggctgcaagggaagaggagatggaaatcGTACGGAAACGGCTCGCTGCACGACAGTTAGCTTTGAGCCGTGGAATCAGTATTGAAGACGTTAGG ATCGCTTCCAtacctccatctccatctgcaGGTGTACCTTCAGAAGCTGACGCTTCCGACAACCCTCCCAAACCGCAAATTCGAAACGAAGTCCATCACCATAATGCCGTAATATCCGAAGAACACCTAATATCGGAATCCGATTTACGAACAGAACCATTTCCGCCTTTGCCCGAGTCTGATGAACccacttctcccttccaGGTTGACCAAATTCGAAACTCGAATGTGCCGCTTACGCACGTAGAACCAACGCCTGAACTCGATGTTGGCGCCTCAAGCTCCACGCATAATACTGATACAACTTGA
- a CDS encoding oxidoreductase, short-chain dehydrogenase/reductase family (transcript_id=CADANIAT00004858) — translation MPFPYKHILVIGATSGIGRAMAERFVENGAKVIVVGRRKERLDAFVSKYGENKAQSMVFDITQTDKMPEFVKEITAKYPDIDSVYLNAGVQRTHDLTQEGGWDLEAFNNEFHTNFTSAVSLVHAFLPFLKRKAETQPASFIFTGTNLAIVPAAPMPAYSASKTALNVFVLSLREQLKQSSKLKVIEVSPPAVQTELHDYMGAHGATIGMPLDQFINEAFSGLQKGLDQVIVGNVVDNETFHDIVQKRRSLFEKLAAAMRSMHGK, via the exons ATGCCCTTCCCATACAAGCACATCCTCGTCATTGGGGCAACCTCAGGCATCGGCCGTGCCATGGCTGAGCGCTTCGTCGAGAACGGCGCAAAGGTCATTGTCGTCGGTCGTCGCAAGGAGCGTCTTGATGCCTTTGTCTCCAAGTACGGCGAGAACAAGGCGCAGAGCATGGTCTTTGATATCACGCAGACAGACAAGATGCCGGAGTTCGTAAAAGAAATTACTGCAAAGTATCCGGATATCGACAGCGTCTACCTCAACGCCGGTGTTCAGCGTACACACGATTTGACCCAGGAAGGGGGATGGGATCTCGAGGCGTTCAACAACGAATTCCACACAAACTTTACGAGCGCGGTTTCGCTCGTTCATGCGTTTTTGCCGTTTTTGAAACGCAAAGCCGAGACGCAGCCGGCGAGCTTTATCTT TACCGGAACCAACCTTGCGATTGTCCCTGCGGCTCCGATGCCAGCTTACTCGGCATCGAAGACGGCTCTGAATGTGTTTGTCCTCTCTCTGCGTGAGCAGCTGAAACAGTCGAGCAAGCTCAAGGTGATCGAAGTCTCGCCTCCTGCTGTTCAGA CCGAACTGCACGACTACATGGGTGCCCACGGCGCCACCATCGGCATGCCACTCGACCAGTTCATCAATGAGGCGTTTAGCGGGCTCCAGAAGGGTCTCGATCAGGTTATTGTCGGAAATGTTGTGGATAATGAGACGTTCCATGATATCGTTCAGAAGCGCCGGAGTTTGTTTGAAAAGTTGGCTGCGGCGATGCGCAGTATGCATGGCAAGTAA
- a CDS encoding putative 2-hydroxychromene-2-carboxylate isomerase (transcript_id=CADANIAT00004856) produces MAAPKLTLYYDIVSPFAWIAFKILRDSRTFSKCDITYVPVLLGGILKATGNTPPIRIKNKDKWINQERIRWARFFSIPIAETSPEGFPPNTVTVQRALTAISQQSPNKLIPATEAVWRDFWVKGDGKATQPEVFVPIFEKILGSSQTKAIMEAANGPEIKTLLGANTQQALDSGAFGLPWFECTNSRGEKEGFWGIDHLGQVVEFLGLDRSLDPGFRAVL; encoded by the exons atggctgcgccAAAGCTAACTCTGTACTATGACATTGTCAGTCCTTTTGCGTGGATTGCATTCAAGATCTTACGG GACTCCCGTACGTTCAGCAAATGCGATATCACCTACGTGCCCGTTCTCCTGGGCGGGATACTGAAGGCCACTGGGAATACTCCACCCATTAGGATTAAGA ACAAGGATAAATGGATTAATCAAGAGCGTATCCGCTGGGCTCggttcttctccatcccgaTAGCAGAAACATCGCCGGAGGGTTTCCCGCCCAATACAGTCACCGTGCAACGTGCCCTTACAGCCATCTCTCAGCAATCTCCTAATAAGTTGATCCCTGCTACTGAGGCAGTATGGCGGGATTTCTGGGTGAAGGGGGACGGCAAGGCAACGCAGCCCGAGGTGTTTGTACCAATTTTTGAGAAAATACTAGGATCGTCGCAGACAAAAGCCATCATGGAAGCG GCGAACGGGCCAGAAATCAAGACGCTCCTGGGCGCTAACACCCAGCAGGCTCTTGACTCCGGCGCCTTTGGTCTTCCCTGGTTCGAATGCACAAACTCCAGaggcgagaaggaaggatTCTGGGGAATCGACCATCTCGGTCAGGTAGTTGAATTTTTGGGCCTGGACCGCTCGCTGGATCCTGGGTTCCGGGCAGTTCTGTAA